The genomic region AGTTGATCGCGCCATTGCTGGATGGCCTGAAACAAGCCCTTATTTTTTTGGGTAAGCTTTTGATAATTCGCCTCTGACAGCATCACGGCAACGGGCTTGCCATGACGGGTAAGATGAATCGCTCCATCGGATTCAAGCTGATGGATCAATTTCGACAGGTTGTTTTTTGCCTCGGCTATGGTGCTGGTTTTCATCGGCGGCTATCTTATTATGGCTATAATTTTGGCCATAATAAGGCCTTTCATGTTTGTTATCAAGCTTCGATTGCCGGGATTACGCTGCGCTCCATCCCAGCCTACGGTTTTTGCGGCATGAGCGACAGTTCAAACACCGCTCGGCGATTGCGCTGCGCTCCATCCCGGTCTACGGTTTGCCCGACATTAACGACAGCTCGAACTCCGCTCGGCGATTACGCAACACGCCTTCCAGCACCGGGTTTTCGGTTAACGCAAAGCGAACGGCTTTACGCCAGCCTTTATTGCGGCCATTGATTGCGTGTCCGGTCGCGGCGTTGGTCATCGTGTAAAGCCACCAGCGTTCCTCAGGCACCAGGCCCAGCCAGTTATGCACGGCGGTGACTGCAAGTTCCGGGTCGGCATCTTCCAAGGCCCAGGCTAATAAAGTAAGCTCCTTACCCAAGGTACGGTCCACCGGTATCTGGCCCTTTTTAAGCCATTGCCCGGTTTTGGTGCCCAGGCTGCGCAAGCGGCGATTGAACTCCGCTTTAACGTGCTCTTCTATCTGTTCCCAGGTATGGCGGTTTAAGACGGCCTTTAATTGTGCATCCACATCGTTAAAAGTGGGATGCATTTCCTGTCCTTTTTCCGGTTTAATCCAATGGAAATGCTCGGAAATAAGCACCTTGGCGTCTCTCGCTTTCGAGATCGGCACCGTTACGATAAAGCAATGATCGGTTTGTTCCGGATCGAAGCCGAAACCCAAGAGTTGCGATTTCTTTGCTGGTGTTCGCCTTTCTGCGGGTGCTGCAGGACTCATTGGCGCACTTCGCCGGGTTGAAGCTGA from Methylosarcina fibrata AML-C10 harbors:
- a CDS encoding type II toxin-antitoxin system Phd/YefM family antitoxin, giving the protein MKTSTIAEAKNNLSKLIHQLESDGAIHLTRHGKPVAVMLSEANYQKLTQKNKGLFQAIQQWRDQLDEDSALTEAELKQLRASGQERKFSWDE
- a CDS encoding DUF3780 domain-containing protein, yielding MSPAAPAERRTPAKKSQLLGFGFDPEQTDHCFIVTVPISKARDAKVLISEHFHWIKPEKGQEMHPTFNDVDAQLKAVLNRHTWEQIEEHVKAEFNRRLRSLGTKTGQWLKKGQIPVDRTLGKELTLLAWALEDADPELAVTAVHNWLGLVPEERWWLYTMTNAATGHAINGRNKGWRKAVRFALTENPVLEGVLRNRRAEFELSLMSGKP